A DNA window from Shewanella baltica contains the following coding sequences:
- the glmU gene encoding bifunctional UDP-N-acetylglucosamine diphosphorylase/glucosamine-1-phosphate N-acetyltransferase GlmU encodes MALNVVILAAGKGTRMRSDLPKVLHPIAHKSMVQHVIDTAHKVGSDAIQLVYGYGADKLKASLGEQQLNWVLQAEQLGTGHAVAQASPHIADNDTVLILYGDVPLIQQSTLEALLAARPENGVAILTVNLANPMGYGRIVRTPCEGQEQGKVIGIIEQKDATAEQLLINEINTGIMAVPGKQLKAWLSRLSNNNAQGEYYLTDIIAMAHADGVAIDTAQPQSAIEVEGANNRVQLAQLERAYQAREAEKLMLAGANLRDPSRIDIRGDVTVGMDVMIDINVIFEGKVTLGNNVTIGAGAILIDCEIADNAEIKPYSIIEGAKLGVAASAGPFARLRPGAELKQDAHIGNFVEVKKAVIGVGSKAGHLAYLGDAVIGDGVNIGAGTITCNYDGANKHLTVIEDNVFVGSDTQLVAPVTIGKGATLGAGSTITRDVGENELVITRVKQKHLTGWQRPVKIKK; translated from the coding sequence ATGGCATTAAATGTAGTGATCTTAGCAGCTGGCAAGGGAACACGGATGCGCTCTGACCTTCCTAAGGTATTACATCCCATCGCCCACAAGAGCATGGTGCAACATGTCATAGATACCGCCCATAAAGTGGGTAGTGACGCGATTCAGTTAGTCTACGGTTATGGTGCTGATAAGCTAAAAGCCAGCTTAGGTGAGCAACAACTTAACTGGGTATTGCAAGCTGAGCAATTAGGCACGGGTCATGCGGTTGCGCAAGCGAGCCCGCATATTGCTGACAATGATACTGTGCTCATTCTTTACGGCGATGTGCCACTGATTCAACAATCAACCCTTGAAGCCTTACTCGCTGCTCGCCCTGAAAATGGTGTGGCTATTTTAACGGTGAATTTAGCCAATCCTATGGGTTATGGCCGTATTGTCCGTACTCCCTGTGAAGGTCAAGAACAAGGAAAAGTCATCGGTATTATTGAGCAGAAAGATGCTACAGCAGAGCAGCTACTGATCAACGAAATCAATACCGGCATCATGGCCGTTCCAGGTAAACAACTTAAAGCTTGGTTGAGCCGTTTATCGAATAACAATGCCCAAGGCGAATATTATCTAACGGATATTATTGCCATGGCGCACGCTGATGGCGTTGCTATTGATACTGCTCAACCACAATCTGCGATTGAAGTGGAAGGCGCCAATAACCGCGTGCAACTGGCGCAACTTGAACGCGCTTACCAAGCCCGTGAAGCCGAAAAACTGATGTTGGCGGGGGCGAACCTGCGCGATCCAAGCCGTATCGATATCCGTGGTGACGTCACCGTCGGTATGGATGTGATGATCGATATCAACGTGATATTCGAAGGCAAAGTGACCTTAGGTAATAATGTTACTATTGGCGCTGGAGCGATTTTAATCGATTGTGAGATTGCCGATAACGCTGAGATCAAACCTTACTCTATTATCGAAGGCGCTAAACTGGGCGTTGCTGCCAGTGCTGGCCCATTTGCCCGTTTACGTCCGGGAGCAGAACTTAAGCAAGATGCACATATAGGTAACTTTGTTGAAGTGAAAAAAGCGGTGATTGGCGTGGGATCAAAAGCTGGACACTTAGCCTATTTAGGCGATGCCGTTATAGGTGATGGCGTTAACATCGGTGCTGGCACTATTACTTGTAATTATGATGGTGCGAATAAGCATCTTACCGTTATCGAAGATAATGTCTTTGTTGGCTCAGACACTCAGCTAGTGGCACCTGTCACTATCGGTAAAGGCGCAACCTTAGGCGCTGGCTCAACCATTACCCGCGATGTGGGTGAAAATGAGTTAGTCATTACCCGTGTTAAACAAAAGCACCTGACGGGTTGGCAACGTCCAGTCAAAATTAAAAAGTAA
- a CDS encoding F0F1 ATP synthase subunit epsilon — translation MAAMTVHLDIVSAESKIFSGRVASLQVTGSEGELGIMHGHAPLLSYIKPGMARIVKQDGSEEVFYLSGGILEVQPSTVSVLADVVMRAKDIDEQAALEAKRRAEAHMANAGADFNYDAAMVELAKAMAQLRVVETIKKNIAR, via the coding sequence ATGGCAGCCATGACAGTACATCTTGATATAGTAAGTGCAGAGAGCAAAATCTTCTCTGGTCGTGTAGCTTCGCTGCAAGTGACTGGTTCAGAAGGTGAGTTGGGCATAATGCATGGCCATGCTCCTTTGCTGAGTTATATCAAACCTGGCATGGCGCGCATCGTCAAGCAAGACGGCAGTGAAGAAGTGTTTTACCTTTCAGGTGGTATTCTGGAAGTACAACCTTCTACTGTTTCCGTATTGGCTGATGTGGTTATGCGTGCCAAAGATATTGATGAGCAAGCGGCATTAGAAGCTAAGCGTCGTGCAGAAGCCCATATGGCTAATGCAGGTGCTGACTTCAATTATGACGCGGCTATGGTTGAACTAGCTAAGGCTATGGCTCAATTACGTGTTGTTGAAACCATCAAGAAAAACATTGCCAGATAA
- the atpD gene encoding F0F1 ATP synthase subunit beta produces the protein MSTGTVVQVIGAVVDVEFPQDAVPQVYDALKIVGEGPCNGLVLEVQQQLGGGVVRTIAMGSSDGLRRGLEVVNSGSPITVPVGTATLGRIMNVLGEPIDEAGPIGEEERYVIHRTAPSYEDQSSSTELLETGIKVIDLVCPFAKGGKVGLFGGAGVGKTVNMMELINNIAKAHSGLSVFAGVGERTREGNDFYYEMKDSGVLDKVAMVYGQMNEPPGNRLRVALSGLTMAEKFRDEGRDVLLFVDNIYRYTLAGTEVSALLGRMPSAVGYQPTLAEEMGVLQERITSTKTGSITSVQAVYVPADDLTDPSPATTFAHLDATVVLSRQIASLGIYPAVDPLDSTSRQLDPLVVGQEHYDVANGVQTVLQRYKELKDIIAILGMDELSDEDKTTVFRARKIERFLSQPFFVAEVFTGSPGKYVSLKDTIRGFKGILNGEFDHLPEQAFYMVGSIDEVIEKANKKK, from the coding sequence ATGAGCACAGGTACTGTTGTCCAAGTGATTGGCGCGGTTGTGGACGTAGAGTTTCCACAAGATGCCGTACCTCAAGTATATGACGCTCTGAAAATCGTAGGTGAAGGCCCGTGTAATGGTTTGGTGCTGGAAGTTCAGCAACAACTAGGTGGTGGTGTAGTTCGTACCATCGCTATGGGTTCTTCTGACGGTCTGCGTCGTGGTCTTGAAGTAGTAAACTCAGGTTCACCTATTACTGTTCCTGTTGGTACCGCCACTCTTGGCCGTATCATGAACGTATTAGGCGAGCCTATTGATGAAGCGGGTCCAATCGGTGAAGAAGAGCGTTATGTGATTCACCGTACAGCTCCTTCATACGAAGATCAATCAAGCTCTACTGAACTATTAGAGACTGGCATCAAGGTTATTGACCTTGTTTGTCCATTCGCTAAGGGCGGTAAAGTTGGTTTGTTCGGTGGTGCGGGTGTTGGTAAAACAGTTAACATGATGGAACTGATTAACAACATCGCTAAAGCCCACTCGGGTCTTTCTGTATTCGCCGGTGTAGGTGAACGTACTCGTGAAGGTAACGACTTCTACTACGAGATGAAAGATTCTGGCGTTCTCGACAAAGTGGCCATGGTTTATGGTCAGATGAACGAGCCTCCAGGTAACCGTTTGCGCGTTGCACTGTCTGGTCTGACTATGGCAGAGAAGTTCCGTGACGAAGGTCGTGACGTACTGTTGTTCGTTGACAACATCTACCGTTATACCTTGGCCGGTACTGAAGTATCTGCACTGTTAGGTCGTATGCCTTCTGCGGTAGGTTATCAACCAACATTGGCTGAAGAGATGGGCGTTTTGCAAGAACGTATCACTTCAACTAAGACCGGTTCTATTACCTCTGTACAAGCGGTATACGTACCTGCGGATGACTTGACCGATCCGTCACCAGCAACAACCTTCGCTCACTTAGATGCGACTGTTGTACTGTCACGTCAAATTGCTTCTCTGGGTATTTACCCAGCGGTTGACCCATTGGATTCGACTTCACGTCAATTAGATCCATTGGTTGTTGGCCAAGAGCATTATGATGTTGCTAACGGCGTGCAAACTGTACTGCAACGTTACAAAGAGCTGAAAGACATTATTGCGATTCTGGGTATGGATGAATTGTCTGATGAAGACAAAACAACTGTATTCCGTGCTCGTAAGATTGAGCGTTTCTTATCTCAGCCTTTCTTCGTAGCAGAAGTCTTTACTGGATCTCCTGGTAAGTACGTTTCTCTGAAAGACACTATCCGTGGCTTTAAGGGTATTTTGAACGGTGAGTTTGATCACCTGCCAGAACAAGCGTTCTACATGGTTGGCTCAATCGATGAAGTCATCGAGAAAGCGAACAAAAAGAAATAA
- the atpG gene encoding F0F1 ATP synthase subunit gamma translates to MAGAKEIKTKIASVKNTQKITSAMEMVAASKMRRAQERMAASRPYAESMRKVIGHVAQGSLEYKHPYLEVREAKRVGYIVVATDRGLCGGLNVNLFKKVIADVKSWKAQGAEFEFCPIGARSVQFFKNFGGQVSAHASGLGDAPKLADLIGTVGVMLEAYNEGKLDRLYVVFNKFVNTMTQTPVIEQLLPLPKSEDDETAHRWDYIYEPDPKALLDTLLVRYVESQVYQGVVENIASEQAARMVAMKSATDNAGELINDLQLVYNKARQAAITQELSEIVSGASAV, encoded by the coding sequence ATGGCCGGCGCTAAAGAGATTAAAACCAAGATCGCGAGTGTGAAAAACACTCAGAAGATCACGTCCGCCATGGAAATGGTGGCAGCCAGCAAAATGCGCAGAGCGCAGGAACGCATGGCTGCGAGCCGTCCATATGCGGAAAGCATGCGTAAGGTGATCGGTCACGTAGCGCAAGGTTCTCTCGAGTATAAACACCCCTATTTGGAGGTGAGAGAGGCTAAGCGGGTTGGTTACATTGTTGTGGCAACCGACCGTGGCCTTTGTGGTGGTCTGAACGTTAACCTTTTCAAAAAGGTTATTGCAGACGTGAAAAGCTGGAAAGCCCAAGGTGCAGAATTTGAATTTTGCCCAATCGGCGCACGTAGTGTGCAGTTTTTCAAAAACTTCGGTGGACAAGTGTCTGCTCACGCTTCAGGTTTAGGCGATGCTCCAAAGCTCGCTGACTTGATCGGGACAGTCGGTGTCATGCTAGAAGCTTACAACGAAGGCAAGCTGGATCGTCTGTACGTGGTATTTAACAAATTTGTGAATACTATGACGCAGACTCCTGTGATCGAGCAGCTGCTACCTTTGCCTAAATCAGAAGATGATGAAACTGCTCATCGTTGGGATTATATCTACGAGCCAGATCCAAAAGCACTTTTGGATACCTTATTGGTCCGTTATGTAGAATCTCAGGTTTACCAAGGTGTTGTTGAAAACATTGCCTCTGAACAAGCTGCCCGTATGGTGGCGATGAAGTCGGCAACAGACAACGCTGGTGAGCTTATCAACGACTTGCAACTGGTCTATAACAAGGCCCGTCAGGCTGCGATTACGCAAGAACTGTCGGAAATTGTTTCTGGTGCCTCTGCGGTTTAG